One window from the genome of Pseudonocardia hierapolitana encodes:
- the purH gene encoding bifunctional phosphoribosylaminoimidazolecarboxamide formyltransferase/IMP cyclohydrolase: protein MSERRPVNRALISVYDKTGLAELAAGLHALGVEIVSTGSTAQRIADAGVPVTPVEQLTGFPECLDGRVKTLHPRVHAGLLADTHNPAHVAQLEELGIAPFDLLVSNLYPFTETVASGATSAECVEQIDIGGPAMVRASAKNHDSVAVVVEPARYDWVLEQVKNGGFALDDRRSLAAAAFRHTATYDVAVASWMGSVLAPEAGSGVFPAWVGATWDRAATLRYGENPHQQAALYVSGRPGLAAAEQLHGKEMSYNNYVDADAAWRAAHDHDGPCVAIIKHANPCGIAVGADVAEAHRLAHATDPVSAFGGVIATNTEVSVAMAEQVAEVFTEVVVASGYADGALEVLTQKKNIRVLRLPDVVERRGAELRPISGGLLLQQRDALDAAGDDPATWTLATGEPVPDDVLADLAFAWRACRSVKSNAILLASGGAAVGIGMGQVNRVDSCRLAVQRAGDRARGSVAASDAYFPFADGLEVLLEAGVRAVVQPGGSVRDQLSIDAAAAAGVSMYFTGTRHFAH from the coding sequence GTCTACGACAAGACCGGGCTCGCGGAGCTGGCCGCGGGCCTGCACGCGCTCGGTGTCGAGATCGTCTCCACCGGCTCCACGGCGCAGCGGATCGCCGACGCCGGGGTCCCGGTCACGCCGGTCGAGCAGCTCACCGGGTTCCCGGAGTGCCTGGACGGCCGGGTGAAGACGCTCCACCCGCGCGTGCACGCGGGCCTGCTCGCCGACACGCACAACCCGGCGCACGTCGCCCAGCTCGAGGAGCTGGGGATCGCACCGTTCGACCTGCTCGTGTCGAACCTGTACCCGTTCACCGAGACCGTCGCCTCGGGTGCCACGTCCGCGGAGTGCGTCGAGCAGATCGACATCGGCGGGCCTGCGATGGTCCGCGCGTCGGCGAAGAACCACGACAGCGTCGCCGTCGTCGTCGAGCCGGCGCGCTACGACTGGGTGCTCGAGCAGGTGAAGAACGGCGGGTTCGCCTTGGACGACCGGCGGTCGCTCGCCGCGGCGGCGTTCCGGCACACCGCGACGTACGACGTGGCCGTGGCGTCCTGGATGGGCAGCGTGCTCGCCCCCGAAGCGGGCTCGGGCGTGTTCCCGGCCTGGGTCGGTGCCACCTGGGACCGCGCCGCGACGCTGCGCTACGGCGAGAACCCGCACCAGCAGGCCGCGCTGTACGTCTCCGGGCGGCCCGGTCTCGCGGCGGCCGAGCAGCTGCACGGCAAGGAGATGTCCTACAACAACTACGTCGACGCCGACGCCGCATGGCGCGCCGCGCACGACCACGACGGGCCGTGCGTCGCGATCATCAAGCACGCCAACCCGTGCGGTATCGCGGTCGGCGCCGACGTCGCCGAGGCGCACCGGCTGGCGCACGCCACCGACCCCGTCAGCGCGTTCGGGGGCGTGATCGCGACGAACACCGAGGTCAGCGTCGCGATGGCCGAGCAGGTGGCGGAGGTGTTCACCGAGGTCGTGGTGGCGTCCGGCTACGCGGATGGCGCGCTCGAGGTGCTCACGCAGAAGAAGAACATCCGCGTGCTGCGGCTGCCGGACGTGGTCGAGCGGCGGGGTGCCGAGCTGCGGCCGATATCGGGTGGGCTGCTGCTGCAGCAGCGCGACGCCCTGGACGCCGCAGGCGACGACCCGGCGACGTGGACGCTCGCCACCGGCGAGCCGGTGCCGGACGATGTGCTCGCCGACCTCGCGTTCGCGTGGAGGGCGTGCCGGTCGGTGAAGTCGAACGCGATCCTGCTCGCGTCCGGCGGTGCCGCGGTCGGGATCGGGATGGGGCAGGTCAACCGGGTCGACTCGTGCCGGCTCGCGGTGCAGCGCGCCGGCGACCGCGCCCGCGGCTCGGTCGCGGCCTCCGACGCCTACTTCCCGTTCGCGGACGGGCTCGAGGTGCTGCTCGAGGCGGGGGTGCGGGCCGTCGTGCAGCCCGGTGGCTCCGTGCGCGACCAGCTGTCGATCGACGCGGCCGCGGCGGCGGGCGTGTCCATGTACTTCACGGGCACCCGGCACTTCGCGCACTGA